In Myxocyprinus asiaticus isolate MX2 ecotype Aquarium Trade chromosome 8, UBuf_Myxa_2, whole genome shotgun sequence, a single genomic region encodes these proteins:
- the LOC127444763 gene encoding uncharacterized protein LOC127444763, which translates to MAIWKHKRRRRAPTPRSLPVFMAMESIPLSLPVSMTTEVVPLSLPVSMTTEIVPLSLPMLTTTDVISQALPALPTTVAVFQSLSVLLTTVTPSSESSMAPPPAVTSALPVTPPPVVMSALPETPPPEVMSALLETTPPVVTSALSETPLPVAPPSPPLDPPPGIKFPAPPVALPIPTMHMKMSKPAGHYCLPHLCQCLQLSSYEVISREPPITDVSPH; encoded by the exons atggCCATCTGGAAGCATAAGAGGAGAAGAAGAGCTCCTACTCCCCgatcactgccagtgttcatggccaTGGAGTCCATTCCCCTATCATTGCCTGtgtccatgaccacagaggttgttcccctatcactgcctgtgtCCATGACTACGGAGatcgttcccctatcactgcccatgctcacgaccacggatgTCATTTCCCAGGCACTGCCAGCACTCCCGACCACGGTGGCCGTTTTCCAGTCGCTGTCAGTGCTCCTGACCACGGTGACTCCatcctcagagtcttccatggctccgcctccaGCGGTCACGTCCGCTCTCCCAGTGACTCCGCCTCCAGTGGTCATgtccgctctcccagagactccgCCTCCAGAGGTCATGTCCGCTCTCCTAGAGACGACTCCTCCAGTGGTCACGTCCGCTCTCTcagagactcctcttccagtGGCTCCGCCCTCTCCACCTCTGGATCCTCCTCCTGGAATTAAATTCCCTgctcctcctgtggctctgccaaTACCAACT ATGCACATGAagatgtctaaacctgctgggcattactgcctgccACATCTCTGCCAgtgccttcagttgtccagctatgaggtcatcagccgggagccacctATCACAGATGTTTCACCCCATTAA